In Helianthus annuus cultivar XRQ/B chromosome 9, HanXRQr2.0-SUNRISE, whole genome shotgun sequence, the following are encoded in one genomic region:
- the LOC110876903 gene encoding uncharacterized protein LOC110876903 → MKLPGARIRNMDQMTSKWTDLNGKISKFNACFIQKSRNPQSGASEATIMQQATAEYCTTYHKRTFPHVAAWEVARHHPKWVPVELVDTRGPTAPKKRGGSKRSKTSESGNYTTSASDNLPQMNLNDDPLDEPDQPLNEPVEEDTPTRPRRRRGGESSSKGKEAVAESIFRIEEEKMTQFKKAEQRKETMMSLKVEREQAYKEHLKTIERQNDLKILCENHAHLDEPFKSVVIEQKRAICAKWGWEMPPV, encoded by the exons ATGAAACTTCCCGGTGCAAGGATACGAAACATGGACCAAATGACGTCGAAGTGGACGGATTTGAACGGGAAAATTAGCAAGTTCAacgcttgtttcattcaaaag agCCGAAACCCACAAAGTGGAGCGAGCGAGGCGACGATCATGCAACAAGCCACCGCAGAGTATTGCACAACGTACCATAAGAGAACTTTTCCACACGTGGCGGCATGGGAAGTTGCGAGACATCACCCGAAGTGGGTCCCCGTTGAGTTGGTTGACACGCGTGGTCCTACGGCTCCAAAAAAACGAGGCGGTTCGAAAAGATCAAAGACATCCGAGTCGGGGAACTACACGACTTccgcgtcggataacttgccccaAATGAACTTAAACGACGACCCTCTTGACGAACCCGATCAACCCCTTAACGAGCCCGTTGAGGAAGATACACCCACAAGGCCACGACGCAGACGAGGTGGTGAATCGTCAAGCAAAGGGAAGGAGGCGGTGGCGGAGTCGATCTTTAGAATCGAAGAGGAGAAAATGACCCAATTCAAGAAGGCCgaacaaagaaaagaaacaatGATGTCCCTAAAAGTTGAACGGGAGCAGGCGTACAAGGAACACTTGAAAACGATTgaaagacaaaatgatttaaaaatcttgtgtgaAAACCACGCCCATCTCGACGAACCGTTCAAGTCAGTTGTCATTGAACAAAAGCGCGCGATTTGCGCAAAGTGGGGTTGGGAGATGCCACcggtttag